CCTCCCGCCCCTCCTCGCCCCCCTCCCGAGCCTCCGCCACCGCCCGCGCTTCTCCGAGCCCGCCGCGCTCGTCGTCCTCTCCGCCTTCTCCCGCGCGCTCATGCCCGACGCCGCGCTCGCCGCCTTCCGCCGCCTCCCTGCCTTCCTCGGCTGCAACCCGGGCGTCCGCTCCCATAACGCCCTCCTCGACGCTCTCGTGCGGGCCCGTCGCTTCTCTGACGCCGACGCCTTCTTCGCGTCCCTCTCTCATGGCGCCTTCGGGCGCCGCATTGCCCCCAACCTCCAGACTTACAACATCATCCTCCGCTCCCTCTGCGGACGTGGGGACCTCGACCGAGCTCTGATGCTCTTCGACTCCCTTCGCCGCCGCGGAGTTGCTCCGGACCGCGTCACCTACTCCACTCTCATGTCTGGGCTTGTCAAACACAGCCGCTTGGACATGGCACTTTACCTGCTTGACGAAATGCCGACCTATGAAGTGCAGCCTGACGCGGTTTGTTACAATGCAGTGCTCCGAGGGTGTTTCGGGAATGGTGAATTTGAGAAAGCTATGCGGGTGTGGGAGCAGCTGGTGAGAGATCCTGGTGCAAGTCCCAACCAATCCACTTACAATGCGATGCTTGATGGCTTGTGTAAACTTGGGAGGTTTAAGGAGGCGGGTGAGGTATGGGAGAGGATGATTGCAAATAATCACCAAGTCGGCATGATTACCTATGGGATTCTGATTCATGGTTTGTGCCGGTCACGGGATGTGGATGGTGCAGCAAGGGTATATTCAGAGATGATCAAGACCGGGCTTGTTCCTGATGTTGCCATATATAATTCACTCATCAAGGGGTTCTGCCAAGCTGGGAGAGTAGGAGAGGCTTGGAAATTCTGGGACTCTACCAGTGTTTCTGGCATCCGTAATGTGATAACTTATAATATAATGCTGAAGGGGCTCTTTGATGGTGGCATGGTCGATGAAGCTAGAGAATTGTGGGAGCTATTGGAGAAAGACACTTCGTCCTCTCCTGACATGGTGAGTTTTGGCACTGTGATCCATGGGTTATGTGAGAAAGGCTTTGCTAACAAGGCACTTCAAATCTTAGTGGAAGCACAGACCAGTGGTAAAAAATTAGATGCATTCTCATATTCATCCATGATAAGTGGACTGTGCAAGGATGGGAGACTAGACGATGCAGTTAAGTTATATGAAAAGATATCTATGGATGGCTGCAAACTGAATCCTCATATTTACAATGCACTAATAAAAGGGTTCTGCCAAGCATCTAAGTTTAGTGATGCTGTAAGAATATACGGTGAGATGGCAAACAATGGTTGTTCTCCTACTGTCATCACTTACAACACTCTAATAGATGGACTATGTAAGGCTGAAAAGTATCAAGATGCTTCAAGCTTTACAAAGGAAATGTTGGAGAAAGGTTGTAAACTAGATGTCAATACTTATGCTTCATTGATTCGTGGCCTTTGTAGAGACAAAAAGGTTGATGCTGCCATTGCTCTGTGGAATCAAATTCTTGATAAGGGTCTTCAGGCAGATGTCATGATGCACAACATCTTAATCCATGGTCTTTGTTCTGCTGGGAAAGTAGATGAAGCTTCGCGTCTTCTCTCT
The Triticum urartu cultivar G1812 unplaced genomic scaffold, Tu2.1 TuUngrouped_contig_6257, whole genome shotgun sequence genome window above contains:
- the LOC125530348 gene encoding pentatricopeptide repeat-containing protein At3g09060, encoding MPDAALAAFRRLPAFLGCNPGVRSHNALLDALVRARRFSDADAFFASLSHGAFGRRIAPNLQTYNIILRSLCGRGDLDRALMLFDSLRRRGVAPDRVTYSTLMSGLVKHSRLDMALYLLDEMPTYEVQPDAVCYNAVLRGCFGNGEFEKAMRVWEQLVRDPGASPNQSTYNAMLDGLCKLGRFKEAGEVWERMIANNHQVGMITYGILIHGLCRSRDVDGAARVYSEMIKTGLVPDVAIYNSLIKGFCQAGRVGEAWKFWDSTSVSGIRNVITYNIMLKGLFDGGMVDEARELWELLEKDTSSSPDMVSFGTVIHGLCEKGFANKALQILVEAQTSGKKLDAFSYSSMISGLCKDGRLDDAVKLYEKISMDGCKLNPHIYNALIKGFCQASKFSDAVRIYGEMANNGCSPTVITYNTLIDGLCKAEKYQDASSFTKEMLEKGCKLDVNTYASLIRGLCRDKKVDAAIALWNQILDKGLQADVMMHNILIHGLCSAGKVDEASRLLSEMKEKNNCRPNLVTYNTLMDGFYEMGCFDKAASLWTAILENGLVPDIISYNTRIKGLCSCHRTPEGVQLLDEVLAQGIVPTAITWNILVRAVIKYGPIQI